The Pogoniulus pusillus isolate bPogPus1 chromosome 24, bPogPus1.pri, whole genome shotgun sequence DNA segment TGAACCATGCAAACCAGACTCATGccaaaccatgtctctcagcaccacctctgtgTGCCATGAAtgcatagaatcactgaattgttcaagttggaaaagacctctaagatccctgagtccagctgtcaacctaacaccaccttGGCCATTACAAcatgtcctcaagtgccatATCGACACATCTTTTGGTACCCCtgcggggatggtgactccatcacctccctgggcagcctgttccaatgtctgaccactctgtcAGTAAACAATtattttcctgatatccaatctaaacctcccgtAGGACCCTGCTTTATTAATTAAGCAGCTTGGATATTAAGACTTAAAAGCTCTCCTCTGATGTTTTATGGGGCAAACACATCTTGGTGCCAACAGGTCCGAGGCTCTTCGCTCTCCAGGCTCTACGGGGCTGGGAGTCCTGTGCTtaggcagagaggcagccacGGCCTCTGTCTTTCGCCTGTGTCAGggttcagctgcagctgagggcagatcacagtatcacagtatcacagtatcaccaaggttggaagagacctcatagagcatcaagtccaacccttcaccacagacctcaaggctagaccatggcaccaagtgccacgtccaatcctgccttgaacagccccagggacggcgactccaccacctccccgggcagcccattccagtgtccaatgactctctcagggaagaactttctcctcacctccagcctaaatctcccctggcgcagcctgaggctgtgtcctctcgttctggtgctggccacctgagagaagagagcaacctcctcctggccacaaccacccctcaggtagttgtagacagcaataaggtcacccctgagcctcctcttctccaggctaaccaatgccagctccctcagcctctcctcgtagggctgtgctcaaggcctctccccagcctcgtcgcccttctctggacacgctcaagcatctcaatgtccctcctaaactggggggcccagaactgaacacaggactcaaggtgtggtctaaccagtgcagagcacaggggcagaatgacctccctgctgctgctgaccacaccattcctgatgcaggccaggatgccactggctctcttggccacctgggcacacagatGTTGCAGTTCGTGGGTGGGAGGCTGGACGGGGGCGAGGACGGGGGCGAGGACCGAGGCCCCCTCGCACCCTTGACCTGGCGCCACGGCGGCGCCGGGCGCGGAGAGCCGCGCGCAGAGGCCCCACCCCCGGGGGGGAGGTGCGCGGCGGTCCGGGGCGCGAGCGCGGGGGAGGTGCTGAGTCACGCTGGGGCAGCAGAAGCGCGCCCATAGGCTCCGCCCCCGGGGCGTGGGGCTACGCGCGGTGACGTCACCACCGCTATAAAAGCTGCGGCGCGGGCCGGCCGTTCCCCACAGCGCATCGGCGAAGCTGAGCCAAGCGGGTTCCTGCGTCAACAGTGTTTGGACGGAACCGGCTGCGCTCGGGCCTGCCGCTGCCTTCTCCAtcaccaccactgctgcaatTACTTAACCCCGTACCGTTCTACACACCGACTCAAGCCAGCAGCTATGGCAGCCCCTCCATCCCAGGTGCGACAGAACTACCACCAGGACTGCGAAGCCGCCATCAACCGCCAAATCAACTTGGAGCTCTATGCCTCCTACGTGTACCTCAGCATGGTGAGTGGCTCGGCGATACGGCTTTGCCTGCTGTGGGGCCTGTTGTGGGAGGGTGAAGGGTGTCAGGCCTGTTTGGGGCCTACCCGGGACCGATAGTGCTCTTGTTGGGGCGAGAGTTAGGCCAGCCTCTGGGGAGGCGGTCCAGCCGCTGCGGCCTCTGCCCCTGAGGCATAGATCCCGGCCTAGCCTGTGATTAGGCCTCGCCCGGGTGGGTGTGGGGTGGGAAATGTCGCACTTTGTGTGTGAGACCTAAcacaggaaggaggaaagatTCGGAGAGGGGGCAGGAGTGTTGAGGAAAGGGCCTTGCCGGGGCGGTGGGACAATCTGCCTTGTGTGTGCTCCACGCCCGCTGGCAGCGGCCCCCTGCCTGGGGGGTTCCCGAGCACCGGGTGGTGCCTGCGGGCGTAGCAgcactcctcctccttctcctcctcttcctcttctttctcttcccccgcCCCCGGCCTGTTCTGGGCCTTCCCCCCGGGGGTGGGGCGGCCTCTTGTTTTTTGTAAGTGAGGCTTTTATCTCGGTGGCGAACTTTAGTGACACGTTAACCGCTGCCCGTTGCCCTTGGCGGGCTCCTtatcagcacagctcagcagcttcgAAGAGGCTCTGCCCTTGAGGCTAGGCTGGATAGTAAGTGTTGCCTAACAAAGCGATTGGCACCTTTCCCATTTCGTCTGAGGCAAGGGTTTTTCGTTCGTGGTTTGCGAAGTGAATTGATAGGAATCAGTGGTTTCCTTGGCGCTGTGCTTACATAGCTCCCTTGGCTTGACTTTCACCGCTTTAGCCATACCTGGTCCTAACAACAGCTCCAACCCCTGTACAGCAATTTCGGTGCTTTAGAGGTGTAGGTAACATGGAACTTTCTAGTGACGCTGCAGTATATTGCGCACTTAAATGTGGAAGTTTACAAACTTTACTGAACCTCAGCAAATTCTGTTGGTGACAGTGGCACTGAAGCACCAGTGACTTGCCTGGGACCTCCAAGCTGCTGGTATAAGAGTAAAGAATTCAAAAGTTGGTGTAAATAACTGCCAGTTTACACAAAGTTTCCCATTGAATCCTGCCTGATGGCTCTGACCACAGAACAAACAAGTGCGTTACGGTTTTTAACTGCTACTGCCACAGTTGTGTTGACTTTCAAAATAGATGATGTCCTGTGTGCTGTTTGCATATGCATTTTAGTTCAGTTAAGCTTTTTGTCTTAAATGTAAcacttttcctcctgccctcaaAGTGGAAAGTCTTCCACTTGGTCTAATTCCTCATGAACTCAATGAAAGCATGGGACGTTTATTGGGGAGATGGGTTAAAGTTTTTGGCCACCTTACCTGGCATTGCCAATCAGACACCGACTGTTCCCACCCAAACAAAGGGAGCAGGAAAGAATTGAAAAGGGTTTTTCAAACCTGATGGTTAAGGCATTTGAAAGatgctgggaggagcagctgttgtTGCAAGGAGTTTTGTGTCTCCAGAACTGAACCATAAATAATGTTTAATTGTGTTCTTGATGATCATAGTAGGAATGGAAGTTAAATTTTAATCCTAGTTGGGAAAGTCGACTTTGCTCCTCAGGGAAGCTTTACCACACTGCCGTGATCCTGGCCACCTTAAAGCAGGGCCAATAGGAGACCTATGTGAAGGCACAGCATGGCCTTGGCTTTGTGTGGCTGCTGGGGTGAAGCTTGAGGTGTTGAACATGCAGATTCTTCTTTTGCAGTCCTACTATTTTGACCGGGATGATGTGGCCCTGAAGAACTTTGCCAAGTACTTCCTCCATCAGTCCCATGAGGAACGGGAGCATGCTGAGAAGCTGATGAAGCTACAGAATCAGAGGGGAGGACGCATCTTCTTGCAGGATATCAAGGTGAGGAGTGGAGCTATGGGGGCTGTCCTAATTCAGGAGAGATTTGTGGTCTGTCTGCAGGTTGAAAGGAGGCAAGTTCCCCTGTGGGTTCCCTTCCAGAAGGGACAGCAGGTGACAGATGAACACAGCTCACTGCTGCAGTCCATTCATGACACTGCCACTTGGTCTATAATCTAGAGATAGATAGTAATTACATAATTTGTGCTGGTCAGCTAATTAAAATAGAATGCCTTGCCCTAGGTGGTTTGCCATGGGATGAGTGACTAGAACCAATTGGGTTCTAGTCATCCTTAAATTTAACAGCAGGAGTGTTCTCTGAAGTTTGTAGAGAACTCTTGACTTGCTTCCtgtagaatgggctgcccagggaggtggtggagttgccatccctggaggtgttcaagaaaagactagggcacttattgccatggtctggttgattggacagggctgggtgctaggttggacaggatgatcttggaggtctcttccaacctggttgattctatgattcagtcccTATTTGTTTGTTAAGGGTCATACAAGTTCTCATGGCCCTGCTTTCTTGGTCACTTTTATTAGATGATTTGGAACAGCAGAAAATAAGCATGACACAGACAGATCAGTGCAAGACAGCTCCTTGGGGGGAATAGTGGTGTGAACTTGTGAATAGTCCCCCTGCCTGAGTTTGAGGGCTTGTAAGTACCAGACTCTGCAAGGCAGTTGTGGACTGGGCTTGTCTGTACTAGTGTCTTAACTGCTTACCAGCTGAGGTTGTGCCTTTTGCCTACTTCAAGGCAAATGTTTAAGCCATTGATTAACCAGGAGGAGGACAGCAGTTGCTGTAGATGTTTTTTCCAAAAGTTTGGGAATGGGGACAAACCAGGGacttggagtgtgtccagctctgctcagggtgTTCTGTGTTGCTGCCAAGTTTTTGAAAACAGCTAAGTGCCTGAACTTGGTCTAAACAGGCTCGGAGTGATCTGAAAGATTTTACTTCCTGATGGTGTGTGGGTACTTACAGAAAATGTTCTGTGCTTGCCCTTCCAGAAGCCTGACCGTGATGATTGGGAGAACGGCCTGACTGCAATGGAATGTGCCCTGCACCTGGAGAAGAATGTGAACCAGTCACTGCTAGAACTGCACAAACTGGCAACTGAGAAGAATGACCCACATGTAAGTGGGTGCTGAAGCTGAGAATGTGGCTGTGCAGTGGGGGAGGGACTTGTAGGTGTCTAATTATGGGTTGGGGACCAAGTTTTGTCACCACTTGTAATAGTGAAAACAGTGTGAACTTGTGGTGCAGCCTCTCCAAAGAGTAGGGACCTGGTGTCAGCTTGTACCATAGCTGTTTGATGGGATAATTGCTGTCTTCCAGGAGGACAGTTGCAGTCTTTGAGGGTAGCCTTGCAGAGCATTTGGCTGCATGGCCTTGTTCAAACACTTCTCTTGGTCTTGGGAGCAGAGCACTTGTGTGAACAGCATCTAGAAAAGACATAAAGCTCTCTGAAGAAGGCTTGGTTTTGTGGAGGCTGAGTTCTGACTTTAACCAATGGGTGCCTGTAAGGCCTTACCTGTAAGGTTTTTTTGGAGTCACTTTTTCCAAATACAAAAGTGCCTCAAGCTTCAGAACACAGTACAGCAAGTTTGCTCACAGACATAAATTGCTAGGAAATGTTCTTAATATCAGGAAGAGAGGAGTGTGTCTGAACTGTAATCCTGGGAGTGAGACTTCTTTAAAAGAGGAAGCTGTGGAAGCTCTGACATgaaatgttcaaagccagattgaatggggacttgagcagcctggtctagcagatggccctgcccatggcagggggtttggaaagAGTTAATCATCAGGGTTCCTTCTCACCCAGATCactctgattccatgactatTCTAGAGGTGTAAATGCTCAGTCATCAATTCAAGTGCTGTGAGGGCTTTGGAACACTCTTAAACTTCCCTGTTGGCTCTTGTattgaggaagagaaggagcttTGAGCTGatgctcctccactgcagtgtGCCCATATAAGCCTGCCTCAGTTTAGTTTTGCCTCAGCAATGTCAGGACAAGACCAAAGGCCTCTTGGATGTCTTCTGCAGCTTTAACATTTTGTCCTCTAAGGAAAAGAGCAGGTAGGACTGGTGGCATTTCAGATGCTGTTTCAGCAGGGCTAAGTTCTATCCAGGCTTTGAATTCATCCTCTTTTGTCTCTCTTGCAGCTGTGTGACTTCATTGAGACTCACTACCTGGATGAGCAGGTCAAAGCCATCAAGGAGCTGGGTGACCATGTGACCAACCTGCGGAAGATGGGGGCACCCAAGTATGGCATGGCAGAGTACCTCTTTGACAAGCACACCCTTGGGGACAGTGACAATGAGAGCTGAAGGCTTGCCAACAGCCACCCTCTGGGTTTCAGTGGGACTTCTACCTTACTGTCCAGCTGTGCATGCATCTTCAGCTATCTAGATCAACAGTTGTCCTACTCTGTACCAAATGCCACCCTCTCTTCCCTTGTGTTTTGTGTGTTGCCCTCCATCCAATAAAGTGACTTGGTTCAAGCTGactcttcctgtttctcttaGGAGTGAGAGGCCTGGATTTGCAGGACTGCTCCAGCATCTGACAGTCACCTTGGGCATGGATGAAGGAATATTGGAGGGATCATAAAGGGACTAGGTTTTGCCTGTTTAGTGCACCTATATGTAAATGAGTTTTTCCCCCCTCTAAATCCAGTGGGATCCACTGCAGGCATTGCTCAGTAGCTAAAGTTTTAAATGCTTTTGCCATGAGGTGTTGCTGCAGTGAATATGCAGAGGAAGAAGGCTTGAGTATCTGGGATTCTAAACCACAGGACCAGCCTGTGGATTTAGACGAGGCACCAGTAAGGGCATGGGTGCTTCACTGGTCACCGTGCCTAGCACATGGCACTGCACTTGGTGGGTGTGGTAAAAACACTGATCCAAGGTCTCAGCTGTGGGCTTGGGCTGGACTgaaactgcagtgctgcaggaactGATTTGAGGGGATGGAGTTGCATTGTGTGGTGGGGACATCTGCCTAGGTCTTGTGGCTGTACTTGGAAGGCAGAGAGGGTTGGCAGCTGTGGGGAAGGCAGTGGAGGGGGTGTGGGAGATGAACTTGTCACATGCCTGATGTGATCTGGGAGATTGGCAGCTGTTCTGAAGGCAGAAGTAGAAAAACTGGTTTGCTATTGCATGGAAATTGAAATGAGGAAACAAAACATAGTCCTGGCCTTCAgccttgcttttattttcttggggAGGACAGTAAGAACTCAGTTCTGTGGTGTCTGCCACCATCCTGATGCCTTTCTCTAAGTGCCATCAAATTGGTGCTAGATGTGACGTTAAATCCCAAAAGGAAGCAGTGTGCAGGGCAAACATTGACTGCAGCCACCTGCTCTTGTGTGCCCTGCCTTACCCCACTGCTTTCCCAGTAGTGGGAACCACCACCTGGATATCAGGGAGCTCTGTGGGCCTGTGTGACAAGTGGTGTGGCTTGCTTCAGTCCCAGTATCTTGTCGGTAGTGCAAgtcctgcctgagacttctggTGGattttgtgatgctgtgaagctccagctcctgctgtggtgaggagggggcaggttCTTTGTTGACCATATTGGTCTGTGGGGCTACAGCTGCACTCCAGGTTCTTCAGGCTGGTACCTGCTGAGCTGTTTGATATCTGCAGTACTTAACAGTCCCAAGTCTTTTGTCATTTTGCTACCGGTCTAGAGGAGTTTAAGGTTTCTTTTGTGGTTGCAACACTGAAGTAGTGCCTGCTACTGTccctgaggccagcagcagtgtgttGGCACTGGCTGGAGCCTAGGCAGGGCCCCAGCTGCATGTTCCAGCAGCAGATGTTTGGCTGCAGTGGCCTGTTTGGGTGAGTGCCAGGGTGGCCAGGTGTGGAGACATGATGGTATAACTGGTGTGGTAGGTGTCTCCATGGAACTGTGTGCGCCTCTTGGTGTCTTCTAACTGTACTGATCTAGCTGCTCTTCACATGTGCTTTCACTGGTCTCCATGATCACCTCCATCAGCCCCACATAGTCACCTTCAGCTAGAGAGATGCCAGAGTCATTGGGGGATGGACTCTCTGCCCTTCGTGTCTCTTTTGTGGGGGGTGTAATCGAGTTTCCATTTCCAGTGTTCCTGGAagcctctgctgggtgctggtctGGAGCGCTGGCTGCATCTTCCAAACTGAGGCTGCAAGCATCCGGACTTATGTTTGCCGTGTGGGATCTCTCCAGCACTGGAGATGTTAAAGgagtgaaggagaagcagagggaggtgCTTCCTCCAGGGGTTTTGTTACTGGGGGTGTGAAAGGCACTGGAATGCTCCGAATTGGGGGTGGCTGATGCTGTGTTCTCCAGGGTCAGCCACGGTGGGTGGGAAGCTTTCAAACTCTTGAAGCTTCCCTGCTTCTCGTGGTCTGGGGATTCTGCTAGGAAGGGGAATTTAGGGCTGTCTGATGCTGTGGACTGAGCTGGACTTGCTGTGGCAGCAACTTGTCTGCTTCTACCATTGGAGTTGCTCTTTTCTTCCGCTGTCAGCACCAGCGAGTCGGGAGCCTTGCTGCGATCCGTTGGCCAGACAAAGGTTTCCTtcgcagcagagcccagggagcTCTGGCTCTTGTAGACGTCACTGACTCGGgaaggtgaggagctggcaaTGACATCCCTCAGGGAAGTGGAGCAGGCAGCGAtgctggagagggcaggaggcttCTTGCGGCCTTGGCGCCTGGAGGGGAAGATCATGGGGATGGAGCTGATGGGCGTCTGCGGAGCGCTGTAGAACCCAGGCCGCTCGTAGAACGGGGTTGACATGAAGGCATGGAGGTCCCTCAGTTTTCTGTCTTCGCTGTCCCACGGCTCCTGTGAGGTGGAGTCTCCCCTCGGCTGGTTGATGCTGCAAGGGCTCCCAGGTTTGCCCACGTCTTGATAGGTGTAATGGGAGAAGGGAGATGTTGGATCTCCTCGCCTGCGCAGCAGGTTCATCCGGGAAGAGGACCTGGAGAAGCTCGGTGACTGGACACCAAGGAGGCGGCCCAGGTGTCCCAGTAAGGGTGTGGAGTGGTTGGCTTCCTCGTTCTCTTTGATTTGCTCCAGGGGCTGGAACTCCATCTCTTCTTTCTGCATGCTGGGGAAAGGCAAAATGGGTTGTTACATGGTCACAAAAGGAAGAGGTTTGTGGTGAagaggctgcagccctgggaatgctgctgccaggggccaGCCTCTTGCTTCTtgttatgaggagcagctgaaggactggggttgttcaggaggctgagaggagaccttctggctctcggCAGCTCCCtaaaagaggctgg contains these protein-coding regions:
- the FTH1 gene encoding ferritin heavy chain; its protein translation is MAAPPSQVRQNYHQDCEAAINRQINLELYASYVYLSMSYYFDRDDVALKNFAKYFLHQSHEEREHAEKLMKLQNQRGGRIFLQDIKKPDRDDWENGLTAMECALHLEKNVNQSLLELHKLATEKNDPHLCDFIETHYLDEQVKAIKELGDHVTNLRKMGAPKYGMAEYLFDKHTLGDSDNES
- the LOC135186065 gene encoding bestrophin-1-like isoform X2, with product MTVTYTNRVADARLGTFSQLLLQWKGSIYKLLYSEFLIFIFLYFTISLVYRLILSESQRLMFEKLALYCNSYAELIPVSFVLGFYVALVVSRWWAQYESIPWPDRIMNLVSCNVDGEDEYGRLLRRTLMRYSNLCSVLILRSVSTAVYKRFPSMEHVVRAGLMTPEEHKKFESLNSPHNKFWIPCVWFSNLAVKARNEGRIRDSVLLQGILNELNTLRSQCGRLYGYDWISIPLVYTQVVTVAVYSFFLACLIGRQFLDPEKAYPGHELDLFVPVFTFLQFFFYAGWLKVAEQLINPFGEDDDDFETNWLIDRNLQVSLMAVDEMHQDLPILEKDLYWNEPDPQPPYTAATAEYKRPSFLGSTFDISMQKEEMEFQPLEQIKENEEANHSTPLLGHLGRLLGVQSPSFSRSSSRMNLLRRRGDPTSPFSHYTYQDVGKPGSPCNRKLRDLHAFMSTPFYERPGFYSAPQTPISSIPMIFPSRRQGRKKPPALSSIAACSTSLRDVIASSSPSRVSDVYKSQSSLGSAAKETFVWPTDRSKAPDSLVLTAEEKSNSNGRSRQVAATASPAQSTASDSPKFPFLAESPDHEKQGSFKSLKASHPPWLTLENTASATPNSEHSSAFHTPSNKTPGGSTSLCFSFTPLTSPVLERSHTANISPDACSLSLEDAASAPDQHPAEASRNTGNGNSITPPTKETRRAESPSPNDSGISLAEGDYVGLMEVIMETSESTCEEQLDQYS
- the LOC135186065 gene encoding bestrophin-1-like isoform X1, whose translation is MTVTYTNRVADARLGTFSQLLLQWKGSIYKLLYSEFLIFIFLYFTISLVYRLILSESQRLMFEKLALYCNSYAELIPVSFVLGFYVALVVSRWWAQYESIPWPDRIMNLVSCNVDGEDEYGRLLRRTLMRYSNLCSVLILRSVSTAVYKRFPSMEHVVRAGLMTPEEHKKFESLNSPHNKFWIPCVWFSNLAVKARNEGRIRDSVLLQGILNELNTLRSQCGRLYGYDWISIPLVYTQVVTVAVYSFFLACLIGRQFLDPEKAYPGHELDLFVPVFTFLQFFFYAGWLKVAEQLINPFGEDDDDFETNWLIDRNLQVSLMAVDEMHQDLPILEKDLYWNEPDPQPPYTAATAEYKRPSFLGSTFDISMQKEEMEFQPLEQIKENEEANHSTPLLGHLGRLLGVQSPSFSRSSSRMNLLRRRGDPTSPFSHYTYQDVGKPGSPCSINQPRGDSTSQEPWDSEDRKLRDLHAFMSTPFYERPGFYSAPQTPISSIPMIFPSRRQGRKKPPALSSIAACSTSLRDVIASSSPSRVSDVYKSQSSLGSAAKETFVWPTDRSKAPDSLVLTAEEKSNSNGRSRQVAATASPAQSTASDSPKFPFLAESPDHEKQGSFKSLKASHPPWLTLENTASATPNSEHSSAFHTPSNKTPGGSTSLCFSFTPLTSPVLERSHTANISPDACSLSLEDAASAPDQHPAEASRNTGNGNSITPPTKETRRAESPSPNDSGISLAEGDYVGLMEVIMETSESTCEEQLDQYS